One window from the genome of Pedobacter schmidteae encodes:
- a CDS encoding SusC/RagA family TonB-linked outer membrane protein, which yields MKKKLLMLFLGIALLTTQVIAQQITVTGKVTSAADGLPLPGVSVKIKGKSGGTTTDAQGRYSIEAANNDVLAFSFIGMTAQELPINGAKVLNVKLVEDSRILHEVAVTAFGVKQEVRSLGFSTQNVKAQELVESQQPNVVNALQGKVAGVQITNSSGAAGASANIMIRGGSSLSGNNQPLFILDGIPVDNNTPVSQGGLVASVAPASNRAIDINPEDIETITVLKGPAAAALYGIRAASGAIVITTKKGSGGAARVTYLNNFSFDHVNKLPELQSQYKQGEQGAYNATALGSWGPAFTSGEQIYDNLGGIFKNAFAQTHDLSVSGSTEQTHYYTSGSFLEQGSIVDNSTFGKKSFRINADTKIGEKLTLGGSANYIRTDRNYVTQGSFNGVMGALSWPRNLDMKDYLKPDGTQKIINTTGTDNPYWTIKNKPFTSKVNRMIVQGNLDYNPFSFLNFTYRIGTDYYSEVFKSIRMPSTLEPNVLKGAINQSVANNQLTTSTAILTAKKSLSDFNFSLAVGNNIEVSSVQTTTSTALNFLDPTFASINNSKPTDRTVSESLIRRRIFSWFGDFTVDWKGIAYVNFKGRNDWSSTLPVKDFSFFYPSVSGALIVSDLLKEMGAKSDDRIFSYGKIRFAHAGVGKDARAYQLVTPLNTLTNDFTINPRGFIINSNGSFGNPLLVPEFTRSFEFGADFRFLKNRLGIDATYYFSRSNNQILDLRTPPSSGSFLATLNGGAIRNKGVEVILTGKPVMGSEFKWSIDVNFAHNTSVVKELPGKIDRIELSDAWAANNVAQGAAFLGGSLFGINGNVWKRNAQGQLLLTNAGYPQVAPALANIGDRNPKFTMGITNTFNYKDFMFSFMVDIRSGGKVFNATENTLVRSGLSLKTLDRGTRVFDGIIESTGVQNTIAVPLNQNYYQTIYANQGYDFVEDGSWTRLRYATLTYKLPTQYLGKLKIKGLSFTATGRNLILITNYSGVDPEVSGSGAGVGGTGSFGFDNLGVPATRGFDLGLKLTL from the coding sequence ATGAAAAAAAAACTACTCATGTTATTTCTGGGGATAGCACTGTTGACCACACAGGTTATCGCACAACAAATAACAGTTACAGGTAAAGTGACATCGGCAGCTGATGGCTTGCCTTTGCCCGGAGTTTCGGTAAAAATTAAAGGGAAGTCGGGTGGGACGACTACTGATGCGCAGGGACGATATAGTATCGAGGCTGCAAATAACGACGTACTGGCTTTTAGTTTTATTGGCATGACGGCGCAGGAACTGCCAATAAATGGGGCAAAAGTCCTAAATGTGAAGCTGGTAGAAGATAGTCGTATTTTACACGAGGTAGCAGTAACCGCATTTGGTGTAAAGCAGGAAGTGCGAAGTTTGGGGTTCTCTACCCAAAATGTAAAGGCTCAGGAACTGGTAGAATCGCAGCAGCCCAATGTGGTAAATGCCTTGCAAGGTAAGGTTGCGGGGGTACAGATTACCAATTCCAGTGGTGCGGCAGGGGCTTCGGCCAATATCATGATCCGCGGGGGAAGTTCGCTGAGTGGAAACAATCAGCCGTTATTTATTTTAGATGGTATTCCTGTAGATAACAATACGCCTGTTTCTCAGGGCGGATTGGTCGCGTCAGTGGCGCCTGCATCAAACCGGGCAATCGATATCAATCCGGAAGATATTGAAACAATAACCGTATTGAAAGGCCCTGCGGCGGCAGCGCTTTATGGGATTCGGGCCGCTTCGGGTGCTATTGTGATCACTACAAAAAAGGGATCTGGAGGAGCTGCAAGGGTTACTTACCTAAATAATTTCTCTTTTGACCATGTAAATAAGCTTCCCGAATTGCAATCGCAATATAAACAGGGGGAACAGGGGGCTTACAACGCTACAGCATTAGGCTCTTGGGGGCCTGCCTTTACATCAGGTGAGCAGATTTATGATAACCTGGGCGGCATTTTTAAAAATGCTTTTGCACAAACGCATGATCTTTCTGTAAGTGGAAGCACTGAGCAGACTCATTATTATACTTCAGGGTCATTTTTGGAGCAGGGTTCTATTGTAGACAATTCGACTTTTGGCAAAAAGTCATTCCGTATTAATGCAGATACCAAAATTGGCGAAAAGCTAACTCTGGGTGGAAGTGCTAATTACATCAGAACAGACAGAAATTATGTTACACAAGGAAGTTTTAATGGAGTGATGGGTGCTTTATCCTGGCCACGCAATCTGGACATGAAGGATTATTTAAAACCAGATGGTACGCAGAAAATTATCAATACTACCGGAACGGACAACCCATATTGGACAATTAAAAACAAACCTTTTACGAGCAAGGTGAACAGGATGATTGTACAGGGTAATCTGGACTATAATCCTTTTAGCTTTTTAAATTTTACCTATCGGATTGGTACTGATTATTATTCTGAAGTTTTTAAATCTATCCGCATGCCGAGTACATTGGAGCCGAATGTGCTTAAGGGGGCAATCAACCAATCGGTAGCTAACAATCAGCTGACCACTTCAACTGCTATTTTAACAGCTAAAAAATCATTGTCGGATTTTAACTTCAGCCTTGCAGTCGGCAACAACATTGAAGTATCATCTGTGCAGACTACTACTTCTACTGCGCTTAATTTTTTGGATCCTACATTTGCGAGTATCAACAATTCTAAACCCACAGACAGAACAGTTTCAGAAAGTTTGATTAGAAGGAGGATATTTAGTTGGTTCGGTGATTTTACTGTAGACTGGAAAGGGATAGCCTATGTTAACTTTAAAGGTAGAAATGACTGGTCATCTACTCTGCCGGTAAAAGATTTTTCATTCTTTTACCCCTCTGTAAGTGGTGCCTTAATTGTGAGTGATTTGTTGAAAGAAATGGGTGCTAAATCTGATGATCGCATATTCTCGTATGGAAAAATCAGATTTGCGCATGCTGGTGTGGGTAAGGATGCCAGAGCTTATCAGCTGGTTACCCCGCTTAATACTTTAACTAATGATTTTACCATTAATCCGCGTGGCTTTATCATCAATTCAAATGGTTCGTTTGGAAACCCTTTACTTGTACCTGAGTTTACACGGTCTTTTGAGTTTGGCGCTGATTTTCGGTTCTTGAAAAATCGTTTAGGTATTGATGCGACCTATTATTTCAGCAGGTCAAATAACCAGATTTTAGATTTACGAACACCTCCTTCATCGGGGTCTTTTTTGGCGACGTTAAACGGAGGGGCGATTCGCAATAAAGGAGTAGAGGTTATTTTAACCGGTAAGCCAGTTATGGGTTCGGAATTTAAATGGTCTATAGATGTCAACTTTGCTCACAATACTTCTGTAGTTAAGGAGTTGCCGGGCAAAATAGACCGGATAGAATTGTCGGATGCATGGGCTGCAAACAATGTGGCGCAGGGCGCTGCCTTTTTAGGCGGTAGTTTGTTTGGAATAAATGGGAATGTTTGGAAGCGGAATGCCCAGGGGCAGCTTTTGTTGACTAATGCCGGATATCCTCAGGTGGCCCCTGCTCTGGCCAATATTGGGGATAGAAACCCTAAGTTTACGATGGGTATCACCAATACTTTTAACTATAAAGATTTTATGTTTTCCTTTATGGTTGATATCCGATCAGGTGGAAAGGTATTTAATGCCACGGAAAATACGCTGGTTAGATCAGGCTTAAGTCTTAAAACTTTGGATCGGGGAACCAGAGTATTTGATGGGATCATCGAATCGACAGGTGTACAGAATACGATAGCTGTACCATTGAATCAAAACTATTATCAGACGATTTATGCCAATCAGGGCTACGATTTTGTAGAAGATGGTAGCTGGACCAGGTTGAGGTACGCGACGCTTACTTATAAGTTGCCCACTCAATACCTGGGTAAACTGAAAATTAAGGGGTTGTCATTTACAGCTACAGGGCGTAACCTTATTTTGATTACCAATTATTCGGGTGTGGATCCGGAAGTTTCAGGTAGTGGCGCTGGTGTGGGTGGTACTGGTTCCTTTGGCTTTGATAATCTTGGCGTGCCAGCTACCAGAGGTTTTGATTTAGGTTTAAAGTTAACTTTATAA